A single genomic interval of Malania oleifera isolate guangnan ecotype guangnan chromosome 11, ASM2987363v1, whole genome shotgun sequence harbors:
- the LOC131167700 gene encoding uncharacterized protein LOC131167700, with translation MGLNDAYSQICGQILLTDPLPSIGKVYALIVQEECQRTAAGHVPSIESAAMLSKNYSSNAHQQRYQKNKKQKGRCSHWGHENHSAERCYKLHGYPPGYKFTKNKPASRYTTSAHQVIADKDSIAANSCPFTPEQCEQLLSLLKAPNSSSLSTAFAINNNTTYSYVRTL, from the exons ATGGGGTTAAATGACGCATATTCACAAATTTGTGGACAAATATTGTTGACTGATCCTCTGCCTTCAATCGGCAAGGTGTATGCACTAATTGTTCAGGAAGAGTGTCAACGAACTGCTGCAGGGCATGTGCCTTCCATTGAATCTGCAGCAATGTTGAGTAAGAATTATTCTTCAAATGCACACCAGCAAAGATATCagaaaaataaaaagcaaaaggGACGATGTTCTCATTGGGGTCATGAGAATCACTCAGCTGAAAGATGTTATAAACTACATGGTTATCCTCCTGGGTACAAATTTACCAAAAATAAGCCAGCATCAAGATATACTACTTCTGCTCATCAAGTCATTGCTGATAAAGATTCAATTGCAGCAAATTCTTGTCCTTTTACTCCAGAGCAATGTGAGCAGCTTCTGAGTCTCCTCAAGGCTCCTAACTCTTCATCTTTGTCAACTGCCTTTGCTATAAATAACAACACAACATACTCTTATGTCAG GACCTTGTGA